Genomic DNA from Noviherbaspirillum saxi:
CGTTTTGGCCGGCCTGCCGCGCCAGTCTGCAGCGCAGAGTTTGGTATCGACTCGCGGTGACATTGAGGATTCACTCGATGTTCCTGCACGTCGCGTCAACGGAGCATCTCAGCGCCCGCTAATGGCCGTGCATGCTCTCGGCGACCGTTTGGTAGCGGTCGGCATGCGAGGCCTTATCCTCGTTTCCCAAGATGGCGGGCGAAATTGGACACAATCTGACGTACCCGTCCAAAGTGACCTCGTAGCTATTCACTTCCGTACCGCAAATAAAGGATGGGCCGTGGGCCATGACGGCGTCGTGCTCCATAGTGTTGACGGGGGTAGCAGTTGGATCAAACAGTTCGACGGCAGGAAGGCTGGAAATGCACTTGTAGAGCATTACACACGTCGGATCCAGCAAGGTCAAAAGGGATTGCAGCTCTATCTCGCCCAGGTCGAGCTCAACTTCAAGCGGGGACAGTCGGTGCCCTATCTGGGGGTCTGGTTCAGGGACGCCAACAGTGGCTACGCTGTGGGCCCCTTCGGCACCCTGATCGAGACCAACGACGGCGGCAATACCTGGCTGCCAGCATTGGACAAGATCGACAATGACAGCTTTCTCCACCTCAACGCTCTGCACGAGGTCGACCGACAAGTCTACATACCAGCAGAGAAGGGCACGCTATTTCGGCTAAATCGGGCGGCAGGCCGGTTCCACGACATTCGGACAGGATATGAGGGCAGCTTTTTTGGCGTGGTTGGTCACGGTCGAAGCTTGTTGGCCTATGGTCTGCGCGGAACGATCTATCGAAGCACCGACGACGGCATGAGTTGGTCCTCCCTTCCACGAGCAGTCAACGGCACCTACACCGGCGGAATCTACGTAAGTAAATGCGATGTCTTCGTGCTATCCACGTCAGAGGGCGATTTGGTTACTGTGGATGTCCAAAGCGGGCACACCGAACGGATCGGAAAACCGTCGAACGCGATGATCACGAGCTTGGCGGCATTACCAGATGGAAGTATCGCGTATACGGGCATGGGTGGAGTGGCGAAGATATCTGCCAATGCGATCGTGTCCTCCACTACCACCAAGTTGAAATGAATAGCTGAACCCATGGCACATATCCCCACCCCTACGACGTCCCAGAAAGTCATTGCCCGCGTCGAAGATTTCGATGTCAGGTCAGGGACGCTCCTCGAACGACTGATCTTCAATCATCGTCGGATGCTCATTGGGGTACTAATGCTGCTGACGTTAGTGTTCAGCTTTGGCGTCTTCAAGCTGCATATTACTGCCAGCTTCGAGAACATGATGCCGCGATCCAGCGAGTTCATTCGAAACTACATGGACAACGCTGGTGCCCTGCGCGGTCTGGGCAACTCGGTGCGGGTGGTCGTTGAAAATACTTCTGGAGATGTCTACAACGAAACCTACCTTAAGACGCTC
This window encodes:
- a CDS encoding WD40/YVTN/BNR-like repeat-containing protein, yielding MFQRRRLLSLLTLLPVLAGLPRQSAAQSLVSTRGDIEDSLDVPARRVNGASQRPLMAVHALGDRLVAVGMRGLILVSQDGGRNWTQSDVPVQSDLVAIHFRTANKGWAVGHDGVVLHSVDGGSSWIKQFDGRKAGNALVEHYTRRIQQGQKGLQLYLAQVELNFKRGQSVPYLGVWFRDANSGYAVGPFGTLIETNDGGNTWLPALDKIDNDSFLHLNALHEVDRQVYIPAEKGTLFRLNRAAGRFHDIRTGYEGSFFGVVGHGRSLLAYGLRGTIYRSTDDGMSWSSLPRAVNGTYTGGIYVSKCDVFVLSTSEGDLVTVDVQSGHTERIGKPSNAMITSLAALPDGSIAYTGMGGVAKISANAIVSSTTTKLK